TATTACGGCGTGACGGGCGTGGCGATCAGCATGTGTCTGAAGTCCTAACGCCTTGATGGGATACGCACCTGTGACCCGCGATAGGTCTGGTGGCAATGGACCGCTCGTGAGGCGTGGATCATGGCACCAACTGGTGCTAGAATCGTATCAAAATTTGGGAGCCAACTATGCGATCGACTATCAGTCTTGACGACAAGCTCATGGAACGTGCCAAGTCTCTTACAGGCACGAAGGAAACGGCGGCGCTGGTGCGTCAAGCACTCGAGACTTTGGTACGAGTCGAATCCGGCAAACGGCTGATTGCTCTTGGCGGTACTATGCCCGAGGCCGAAGTAGCGCCTCGCCGCCGGAGCGAAGTGAGCATGTGATCCTTGTCGACAGCTCAATCTGGATTGATCATTTTCGACACGGCGGCTCGGAGTTGACCAAAATCATCGGAGATGATCAGTTGCTTTGCCACCCGTTCGTTGTCGGCGAGCTGGCTCTGGGCAGTCTGCGAGATCGGGATGCGGTACTAGCGTTTCTCGCAGCTCAGCGTGAGGCAGTCGTCGCGACACATGCAGAGGTGATGACCGTCATTGACCGCTATTCGGTATTCAGCATGGGAATCGGCTATACTGATGTCCATCTGTTGACCTCAACCCTCCTCGATCAACGATCAAGCTTGTGGACGAGGGATAACCGCCTCGCGGCTGCGGCTCAGAAGGTTGGCGCGGCGCTTTATCCTTCCGCGAATATTCCTCACTAGACTTCCGGCGAGGAGCTCTGGGGCGCTGATAGCTGAGCTCTTGATAGGAATCATATGTTCTGGCCATTCCTGTGCGCCATGAAGCACTTGAAGAATTCGAATGTCGTTTCAGTGATGTGGGGCGTCCCCTTGATAACGATTTCGCGTGTGCCAGCAATGCTGCCCACGCGCCCACTGGCAGGAAAATCGAGTAAACGACGGGTAGAAGCGACAATCCGCTCATCGATCAGAACGGCGGCGGCAGGATGATCTGCCTCAATGTACGTAAAGATGGCGTCGCGATCCGATGGGCGCTGTGTAACCAGTCCCGGCTGTGGCAGCCGGACTCGTCGAGGCAGGGTTTGCGGGCAGATCGGCGGCGCCTGTTTGTACCGGGGGATCGGTGGCCTCTCCCCACCATTCTCCACCGGGCCTAGGGAGAGCAAGGCTCCGAAGCGGAAAGAGCAGGGATGCGATTGATACCGCGGAGGCGGGTCAATTCTCGTTAGAAACGCCGGGTCTTTTCTTAATCCCGATCAACAGCATGTCGAAATGCCGAGGTGCCTTGGCGTTTGGGTATCTGCGTTAGGCAGACAATGGTTCTCCGTTGCGAAAGATTATCCTATGCTCGGTGAGTCGGCTGGCTAGCTCTCTAACTCTGAACTGGATTGGTCTAGTCGACGTTCCAGGCGAGATAACGCCAACTTCAATTGGTAAAGTTTGCTAGCGTTTTCTTGCGAAGTCCCTTGCTCTATGCGTGCAATCGCTCGCTCGAGTTCGCTTCGCTCGCGTAGTTCTAGGAGTCTCTTCGTAGTTTCATTCAGTCCTAACCCAAATAGCATATTGTCCCTCGTTCGCTCCGCGGACTTTGCACCTATTTTTACCTATGCGAGCGACAGGCGGAAGGCACATTCGACGTATTTCACCCGACTTTCTTTTGTCGCTGGATGCGGACAGGTCACGCCCGTACTGCCGAGGCCAAGGTGGAGCAAAGGAGTGACGACAGGCTTCCAGTATGTTGTGCTTATAAGTGACATAAGCTTGTTAAACTGGCTTTTCGAGCTTGCGCTGAAGCTCTGTTTTACACCTCGGAGATCCCAAACGTTTTCCTGATGCCGATATCCAATGCCTTTGCTGGAACAAACCGCCTCAGACGACTGAGGAGTGTTGCCTTGTTTCCAACCGGCCTGCGCATTTTATGAGGACCAGTGATTGCTAACATGATTTCGGCAGCCACAGTCTGAGGACTGCTTGCTGTCCTAATGGCGGCGAGAACGGCCTCATTGGATGTGGCTAATTGATGAGCGTAGTCGTCAATGCGCGTCTCCGTCTGCTTCGCATTGACATCGAGACTTGTTCTCGTGAACGTCGGCTCAACTAGGACAGAGCGAATGTTGAATTGCCGAACTTCGTGGTCAAGCGTTTCAGACAGTCCCTCCAGGGCATGCTTGCTGCTGGCATAAAGGCCCATATAAGGTGCGGGGAGGAAGCCGAGGACCGAGCTGACATTAACAATCAGGCCGGAATTCTGCTGACGCATCGCAGGCAATACCGCTCGTGCGCAGTGAGCCAAAGAGTTTGGTTTCAAAAAGGGCCTTCGCCTCATCGTCCGACGTGCCTTCGACCGGCCCGACAAGAGAGACGCCTGCATTGTTCACCACGACATCAATCCGACCTGAACGGGACAGATCCCCAATCGATGAATTGCCTCACCGACTCGTCATTGTCCACATCGAGACGTCCGTACTCGACACCAGGAACCGGTCCACTTTTGTCCGGATTGCGCGATCCTGCAAAGACCTTGAACCCATTCTGGGACAGCAACCTCACGGTCGCCTGCCCTATACCCGAGGATGCTCCGGTCACCACAACAATCTTGTCTCTCGACATCTACGCTCTCCAAAATTAGTGTTGGATTAGAAATCAATTTAGATTTCGCTTGCAATCTATAATTCCATTAGATTGCAAGCTAAATAAAACGCATTTGCAGAAATTGAGGAGGCGGATGGTCAGTCGACACGACATGTGGGTGAATCGCCTCGACGCGGGAAACAGCGGTCGAGTTAATGCGGCGGTTCTTGCCTGAGGAGTGACAGGTGTGAGGGATGCTTATGCCATCAAGTCACGCCGTTCGCCTGTCCACTGATGGATTGCCCAGCGCACGCTGGAACGCGGATCGTTGCTCGCCTCTTTCGACGTAGTCCTGCAAGCCCGGACTATCCAGCAGAATATCAGAGTGCTTGAGCGGCCGCAGTACGCTCACCATCATGAGATCACCGGCGCTGAACTGAGCCCCCCTCAAGCCACTCTTTCCCTCCAAGCGTATCGCCCAGTTGCTGGAGCCGCTGACTGAGATGACCAACGCTGCCGGAGGCGATACAGGGTTCGATCGTATTAACTGCTGCAAACATCCACATGATGGAACGCGAGCACGCATTCGCTTCATCGGGAAGGAGGCCGCCGAAACGCTGTGCTATGTGAAGCACGATCGCACCGGATTCGAAAAGAATGAGATCGCCCTCCTGGTAGATCGGCATCTGGCCGAACGGCTGCTTTTCCAGATATTCGGTGCGGCGCATCTCGGAAAAAGCCAGGTGCCGTAGAGTGTAAGGCTGGCCGACTTCCTCGAGAGCCCACCTGACGCGCATATCCCGGTGATATCCTCTACCCCCGTCCGGAGGATGTTTGAAAATGGATACGACGGGGTTCATGGAAAGGCTCCTCATTGGCAGGATTGAAGCGGGACGAAGACATGGCTTCCGAAAGGGTTCAGTGGGCACACAAAACACACGCCACTCTCGCCAAAGGAGTATGACCCCTCCGCAGCATCATCTGCTGCGGAGGCGCGGGTTGGCTATTCCGCAGCAAGCGAATGTTGAGCTGTTTCCGTATTCCCGTGCTACGTCGGATGCATTTCTGCCTTGGGCGGCTTGACGCGGAACCATGCAGCATAGAGTGCCGGCAGGAAGAGCAGGATGATGAGCGTGCCCACCGCCGTTCCGCCGATAAGCGTGTAGGCCATCGAACCCCAGAAAACCGAATGCGTGAGAGGAATGAAGGCGAGGACCGCGGCAAGCGCTGTCAGGATGACGGGCCTCGTTCGCTGCACCGTAGCCTCAATCACGGCATGATAGTCGTCCAGACCCGCAGCCTTGTTCTCCTTGATCTGCTCGGTGAGGATCAACGTGTTGCGCATGAGGATGCCCGCCAGGCCGATAAGACCCAGGATCGCGTTAAAACCGAAAGGCTGGTTGAACAGGATCAGGGTCGGCACGACGCCTGCAAGACCGAGCGGTGCCGTCAGCATCACCATCGTCATCGTCGACAGGCTGCGGACCTGAAGGATGATGACGATCAGGGTCGCTGCGATCATCAGTGGGAACACCTTCACCAGGGCAGTATTCGCCTTGAGTGATTCCTCTATATTGCCACCCATCTCGATCGTGTAGCCAGCGGGCATAGATGCAATGAGCGGCTGAAGAGAGGTCATCACCTGTAGCGAAACCTCCGGCGGTTGGGTCGCCTCGTTAATGTCGGATCGGACCGTCACCACAGGCGTTCTGTCACGACGCTTGAGGATCGGCTCTTCGAAGCGCACCTCCGTGTGGCCGATCTGATCGAGCGGGATCGCACGGCCGTCTCTTGTCACGAGCGAGAAGTCGGCTAGCCTTGCAGGATCGAGGCGGATTTCACCGGCACTTCTCGCCACGACAGGAACGTTTCGGATGTTCTCACGAACTTGCGTGACGGGAACACCACTCAGCAGGAGCTGTATCTGCTGGGCAGCCTCGGCGGACGACATGCCGATGAGGTTCAGGCGATCCTGATCAGGAACGAACCGGACGACGGGTGTGCGGTTACCCCAATCGCGGTTGGCATTTCTGACGTCAGGTACAGAGCTCATGAGAGCAAGTGCCTGCTCGGAGATTTTGTACAGCTCTTCCGCGTCCGGTCCTTTGATCCGAAACTCGACGGGGAATGGCGTGTACGGGCCAAAGACGAGTTGCGTGACGCGCACGAATGCCTCGGGCGCCAGCCCTTGCGCAATGGCTTCCCGCAGACGAAGTTTCAGCACCTCACGCTCGTGGGCGTCGGATGTCAGCACAACGATCTTCGCAAAGGCAGGATCGGGCAGTTCGGGCGCCATGGCGAAGAAGAAGCGGGGCGCACCCTGGCCGATGTAACTGGTCGCGATCTTCGTTTCGGGCTGCTGCTTCAACCAGGCCTCGAGCTTCTTGACCGTGGCTGTCGTCGTTTCGATGCTCGTGCCTTCTGGCATGCGGACTTCGACGAGAACCTCAGGGCGGTCCGATGTGGGGAAGAACTGCTGCTTCACCGCACCCATACCGACGACCGAGAGCGCCATGACGATGCCGACCACGGCACAGGTCAGGAACTTGTGCTTGACGGTGAATTCAATCGCACCGCGCAGGCGTCTGTAGTTCGGCGTATCGTAAATCGCATGATGACCGCCTGCCACCGGCTTGATATCGGGCAACAGCTTTACACCGAGATAGGGCGTAAAGATCACCGCCACGAACCAGGAAACAATCAGTGCGAAACCGACGATCCAGAAGATATTGCCGGCATATTCACCCGCCGCAGAGGCGGCGAAACCGACCGGCATCAAGCCGATAATGGTCACAAGCGTGCCCGACAGCATCGGTGCCGCTGTATGGCTCCAGGCATAGGCAGCCGCCTTGATGCGGTCCATGCCCTCTTCCATTTTCACGACCATCACCTCGATGGCGATGATGGCGTCATCGACAAGCAGGCCAAGTGCGAGGATCAATGCACCGAGCGTGATGCGGTCGAAGAACCGCCCCGTCTCGAGCATGATGATGAAGACCACAGCGAGCGTCAGCGGAACGGCCAGAGCCACAACGATGCCCACCCGCCAGCCGAGCGCAATGAGACTGACGAAGAGCACGACGCCGAGGGCCATGGCGAACTTCACCATGAATTCACCCACCGCCGCGTCAATGTTGACGGCCTGATCGCTGACCTTCGTCAGTGTTATGCCAAGGGGTAATGACTGTGCAATCTGGCCGGAGCGTTGCTCTAACGCCTTGCCAAGCTCCAGACCATTCCAGCCCTGCTGCATGACCACGCCAAGCATGATGGCCGGCTCGCCGTCATGACGGATGACATAGCTTGCCGGCTCCTGATAACCCCGGCGTACCTCAGCAATATCGGAAAGCTTGAACGCACGGCCGGAAGCGACGATGGGCGTATCAGCGATAGACTGAACACTGTCATAGGCACCGTCGAGACGAATGAAGACCTGCGGACCCTGCGTATCTATCGAGCCAGCGGGCGTAACGGTATTGCGCCGTTGAAGCGCTGCGGCAATGTCCTGAGGTGATATGCCGAGCGTGGCGAGCTTCTCATAGGAGAACTCTACGAATATCTGCTCCGGCTGTTCGCCGAGAATGTTGATCTTCTTCACGCCGGGAACATGAAGCATGTCCTGCCTGATCTTTTCCGCTTCCCGGACGAGATCGCGCATCGGCATGCCCTGCGCCTTGAGAGCGTAAAGGCCGAAGCTGACGTCGGAATATTCGTCGTTCACGAACGGTCCCAGAACACCCTGCGGCAGGTTTCTGGCTTCATCGCCGAGCTTCTTGCGCGCCTGATAAAATTCTTCGGCGACAGCGCGTGGCGGCGTATTGTCCTTGAGCGTGACGGTAAGATAGGCAAAGCCGGGGCGCGTCGTTGTCTCGACCCGGTCGTACCAGGCCAATTCCTGAATGCGCTTCTCCAGCGGCTCGGCGACGAGATCCTGCATCTCGCGCGCGGTTGCGCCCGGCCAGACAGTCGTGACCGTCAACGTCTTGATGGTAAAAGAGGGATCTTCAGCGCGTCCCAGCTTGACGAAGGCATAGACGCCAGCAAGCGACAGAAGGACGATAAAGAACAGCGTGACGGCGCGTTCGCGAACCGCAAGGGCGGACAGATTGAGGTTCATCAGTTTGCCGCCTCTTTTGTCCCAATGCTGTTGCGAACTTGCGCTCCATCCTTCAGAAGATGTGCGCCAAGCGCAACGACCTGCTCTCCCGGCTTGACGTTAGTCACGATCACATTCTCTTCGCCCACCCGCTCCACGTTCACATCACGAAACTTCACGACAGACGATTGCTGATCGATCACCCAGACGCCTGTCCGCGTCCCGTCATCCAACAGGGCGCCTATCGGCAGTTCGGCATGATTCTGCACATCCCTGTTCTCGATTTCGATGGTAACGGTCGCCCCCAGGGGCGCATTCGCAGCCCCCCCTTCAAGCACCCAACGCGTTTCATAGGTGCGGGTATGCTGATCGGCAGAATCGGAGATCTGGCGCAGCTCGGCCTTCTCCACATTATTTCTGCCGTACACCGATGCAGAAGCCTGAACCCCGATTTCAGGGCGCATGGTTTCAGGGAGCCAGACAATTGCTTCGCGCGGACCAGACTTCGCGAGCCGCACAACCGGCTGCCCGGCGGTTACCACCTGGCCCGGCTCCCCGAGCGTCTCGACAATGGTTCCATCTGCATCGGCAACAAGAACCGCATATTTTGCTTCGTTTTCCGCGACATCTGCGTCAGCCTGAGCGGCGGCCAACTGTGCCGTCGCCGTATCCAGCAGGGCCTTCGATCGTTCATATTGCTGCGTCGAGGCGGCAGAGGTCTTCACCAGCACGGCAAAGCGTTTCTCATCGGCTTTCGCTTGAACAAACGTCGCCTGTGCTGCGATGACAGCGTTTCGCTTGGCGGTCAGAGCAAGGCGAAGATCGGTCTCGTCAAGCCTCATCAATGGCTGGCCGGCGCTTACCTGCTCCCCGACGTCGACAAAACGTTCAACGATCTTTCCGGGAACGCGAAAGCCGAGATTGCTCTGGACCCTGGCACCAACGGTTCCGGTAAAGCTGCTGCTCGAATTACCAGGGAGCCTGGCCGTCGCGAGGTTGACCAGTGGCGCCAAGGTCCGGGGATCGGCAGCCTTTGCCTCGGGTGCCTGCGCCGGAAGCAGCAGTGCTGCGGCTCCGCCTGCGGCCAGCGCCAGCACTGCTGCTGCAGTGACAACAAGTTTCCGTTTCATTTCATCGTCCCTTCTTGACGGCCCGTTCAAAAATATTAGATTGCACTCTAACTCTAAAAGACATATAGATGTCAAATGAAATCTAATTGGAGGTCCACATGAGAGTGAGCCGCGTACAGGCAGAGGAAAACCGCGAGAGGGTGATAAACGTCGCCAGCCGGTTGTTTCGAGAGCATGGGTTCGACGGTATCGGCCTGAAAGACCTGATGAAGGGTGCAGGCCTCACCCAGGGTGGATTCTACAAACAGTTCGCATCGAAAGACGATCTTGCGGCGCTCGCATCACGGCGTGCTCTCGAGAGCGCCACGAGAAGGTGGTCTGATGCCGCAGCAGACACGTCAGATCCCCTGGAATCGATCATCAGCTTCTACCTCTCCAAAGATCATAGCGGCGAGAAGGCAGAAGGATGCCCGCTTGTTGCTCTCGGCTCCGACGCGGCGCGTCAAACCGCCGAAGTTCGGCGCCCGTTTGAAGATGGTATCCGGGCGCATTTCGAGGTGCTCGAACAACTCATCGGAGAGGGTGACGATAGAGCTCGAAGCGGAAAAGCCATGGCAATATTGTCCATGATGGTCGGTGCGGTGACGCTGTCGCGGATCATCGAGGATGAACTGCTGTCGACGAGCGTACTCGACGCGGCAGCGAGCGAGGTCCGGCGCATTGCTGGCCGCGATCGCAGCGACTAACAGACAGTTTTTGGATATTCGTCGCCGATAGCTGTCACGGCTCAGCCGAATCCGCACGCGTATCAAGCGATTATAGCGCAAACCGCATGTCCCAAGTTCACGACCGGTCATTCGGTCGGACGCCGAAGGCATGCCAAATTTTTGATCATAGACAGGTGGAATGCAAATGCGTCGTGTCGTTGTCACGGGAATGGGAGCCGTCAGCCCCCTTGGTGCGAATGTCGATATCTCCTGGTCTCGGCTCCTTGCTGGCAAAAGCGGGATCCGTCGGCTGGGTGACGACATCGTCGGGGATTTGCCGTCAAAAATCGGAGGCGTGGTCCCTTCTCTGGCAGAAGATCCTGAAGGAGGATTTGATCCTGATAGGACCCTGTCCTCGAAGGATCAACGCAAGGTCGACCGTTTCATCATCTTTGCGCTGGCAGCGGCGGAAGAGGCTCTTGCGCAGGCGAACTGGAAGCCAGCTTCCGAAGAAGAAAAACTGAGAACGGCGACAATCATCGCATCGGGCATCGGTGGCTTTCCCGCGATAACGGAGGCGGTGCGTACCGTCGACCAACGCGGCGTCCGCCGCCTCTCACCCTTTACCATTCCATCCTTTCTCGTGAATCTCGCTGCCGGACAAGTCTCTATCCGGCATGGCTTTAGAGGCCCGCTGGGAGCGCCGGTGACGGCATGTGCTGCCGGCGTTCAGGCGATTGGCGATGCAGCGCGACTGATCAGATCCAATGAAGCCGACATTGCGGTTTGTGGT
The DNA window shown above is from Agrobacterium tumefaciens and carries:
- a CDS encoding TetR/AcrR family transcriptional regulator; the protein is MRVSRVQAEENRERVINVASRLFREHGFDGIGLKDLMKGAGLTQGGFYKQFASKDDLAALASRRALESATRRWSDAAADTSDPLESIISFYLSKDHSGEKAEGCPLVALGSDAARQTAEVRRPFEDGIRAHFEVLEQLIGEGDDRARSGKAMAILSMMVGAVTLSRIIEDELLSTSVLDAAASEVRRIAGRDRSD
- a CDS encoding type II toxin-antitoxin system VapB family antitoxin, whose product is MRSTISLDDKLMERAKSLTGTKETAALVRQALETLVRVESGKRLIALGGTMPEAEVAPRRRSEVSM
- a CDS encoding type II toxin-antitoxin system VapC family toxin, with amino-acid sequence MILVDSSIWIDHFRHGGSELTKIIGDDQLLCHPFVVGELALGSLRDRDAVLAFLAAQREAVVATHAEVMTVIDRYSVFSMGIGYTDVHLLTSTLLDQRSSLWTRDNRLAAAAQKVGAALYPSANIPH
- a CDS encoding efflux RND transporter periplasmic adaptor subunit, whose amino-acid sequence is MKRKLVVTAAAVLALAAGGAAALLLPAQAPEAKAADPRTLAPLVNLATARLPGNSSSSFTGTVGARVQSNLGFRVPGKIVERFVDVGEQVSAGQPLMRLDETDLRLALTAKRNAVIAAQATFVQAKADEKRFAVLVKTSAASTQQYERSKALLDTATAQLAAAQADADVAENEAKYAVLVADADGTIVETLGEPGQVVTAGQPVVRLAKSGPREAIVWLPETMRPEIGVQASASVYGRNNVEKAELRQISDSADQHTRTYETRWVLEGGAANAPLGATVTIEIENRDVQNHAELPIGALLDDGTRTGVWVIDQQSSVVKFRDVNVERVGEENVIVTNVKPGEQVVALGAHLLKDGAQVRNSIGTKEAAN
- a CDS encoding efflux RND transporter permease subunit yields the protein MNLNLSALAVRERAVTLFFIVLLSLAGVYAFVKLGRAEDPSFTIKTLTVTTVWPGATAREMQDLVAEPLEKRIQELAWYDRVETTTRPGFAYLTVTLKDNTPPRAVAEEFYQARKKLGDEARNLPQGVLGPFVNDEYSDVSFGLYALKAQGMPMRDLVREAEKIRQDMLHVPGVKKINILGEQPEQIFVEFSYEKLATLGISPQDIAAALQRRNTVTPAGSIDTQGPQVFIRLDGAYDSVQSIADTPIVASGRAFKLSDIAEVRRGYQEPASYVIRHDGEPAIMLGVVMQQGWNGLELGKALEQRSGQIAQSLPLGITLTKVSDQAVNIDAAVGEFMVKFAMALGVVLFVSLIALGWRVGIVVALAVPLTLAVVFIIMLETGRFFDRITLGALILALGLLVDDAIIAIEVMVVKMEEGMDRIKAAAYAWSHTAAPMLSGTLVTIIGLMPVGFAASAAGEYAGNIFWIVGFALIVSWFVAVIFTPYLGVKLLPDIKPVAGGHHAIYDTPNYRRLRGAIEFTVKHKFLTCAVVGIVMALSVVGMGAVKQQFFPTSDRPEVLVEVRMPEGTSIETTTATVKKLEAWLKQQPETKIATSYIGQGAPRFFFAMAPELPDPAFAKIVVLTSDAHEREVLKLRLREAIAQGLAPEAFVRVTQLVFGPYTPFPVEFRIKGPDAEELYKISEQALALMSSVPDVRNANRDWGNRTPVVRFVPDQDRLNLIGMSSAEAAQQIQLLLSGVPVTQVRENIRNVPVVARSAGEIRLDPARLADFSLVTRDGRAIPLDQIGHTEVRFEEPILKRRDRTPVVTVRSDINEATQPPEVSLQVMTSLQPLIASMPAGYTIEMGGNIEESLKANTALVKVFPLMIAATLIVIILQVRSLSTMTMVMLTAPLGLAGVVPTLILFNQPFGFNAILGLIGLAGILMRNTLILTEQIKENKAAGLDDYHAVIEATVQRTRPVILTALAAVLAFIPLTHSVFWGSMAYTLIGGTAVGTLIILLFLPALYAAWFRVKPPKAEMHPT